A region from the Azospirillum thiophilum genome encodes:
- a CDS encoding YeiH family protein, producing MPPDTMAAAIAAPGRYVLARFRAVLPGLALCIAVTALAFAAAWGERRLFGDSWIEALVLAILAGTAIRTAWTPSARWVPGIGFSAKFLLEIAVVLLGASVSAATILSAGPVLLLGIAGVVALALAAGYGIGRLLGLPVRMALLVACGNAICGNSAIAAVAPVIGADGDDVAASIAFTAVLGVVVVLGLPLVGMGLRLSGVQYGALAGLTVYAVPQVIAAAAPLGAAAVQVGTLVKLVRVLMLGPVCLLLSVLAPCLREDSDERAHPGYPPVHHLVPWFILGFLAMVALRSFGLVPQAALVPMEHAATLLTVVSMAALGLGVDVRTVARAGGRVTAAVVLCLLTLGALSLALIHAIGLS from the coding sequence TTGCCTCCCGACACCATGGCCGCTGCAATCGCGGCGCCGGGACGGTACGTCCTTGCCCGTTTTCGCGCCGTCCTGCCCGGCCTGGCTCTGTGCATCGCGGTCACCGCGCTTGCCTTCGCCGCCGCCTGGGGCGAGCGCAGGCTGTTCGGCGACAGCTGGATCGAGGCGCTGGTGCTGGCGATCCTGGCCGGCACCGCCATCCGCACGGCCTGGACGCCGTCGGCCCGCTGGGTTCCGGGCATCGGCTTCTCGGCGAAGTTCCTGCTGGAGATCGCCGTCGTGCTGCTCGGCGCGTCGGTCAGCGCCGCCACCATCCTGTCGGCCGGGCCGGTGCTCCTGCTCGGCATCGCCGGGGTGGTGGCGCTGGCGCTGGCGGCGGGATACGGCATCGGCCGGCTGCTCGGCCTGCCGGTGCGCATGGCGCTGCTGGTGGCCTGCGGCAACGCGATCTGCGGCAACTCGGCCATCGCCGCGGTGGCGCCGGTGATCGGGGCAGACGGCGACGACGTCGCCGCCTCCATCGCCTTCACCGCCGTGCTGGGCGTCGTCGTCGTGCTCGGCCTGCCGCTGGTCGGGATGGGGCTCCGGTTGAGCGGCGTGCAGTATGGCGCGCTGGCGGGGCTGACGGTCTATGCGGTGCCGCAGGTGATCGCCGCCGCCGCGCCGCTGGGGGCCGCCGCCGTGCAGGTCGGGACACTGGTGAAGCTGGTGCGCGTGCTGATGCTGGGGCCGGTCTGCCTGCTGCTGTCGGTCCTGGCGCCCTGCCTGCGTGAGGACAGTGACGAGCGCGCCCATCCGGGATACCCGCCGGTCCACCATCTGGTGCCGTGGTTCATCCTGGGCTTCCTGGCGATGGTCGCGCTGCGCTCCTTCGGCCTCGTTCCGCAGGCGGCGCTGGTGCCGATGGAGCATGCGGCGACCCTGCTGACCGTGGTGTCGATGGCGGCGCTCGGGCTGGGCGTCGATGTCCGGACGGTGGCGCGGGCGGGCGGGCGGGTGACGGCGGCGGTGGTTCTCTGCCTGCTCACGCTGGGCGCGCTCAGCCTCGCGCTCATCCATGCCATCGGGCTGTCCTGA
- a CDS encoding RrF2 family transcriptional regulator: MAHLTVSVEYGIHCLLWLVSSGDTPLSSRDLAELQGISPSFLAKIFPKLEKAGIVAASEGVRGGYRLARPPEQISFLDIVDAIEGDKPLFDCQEIRGRCAVFDGSPPAWSTAGVCAVHAVMLRAEKAMRATLAQETLASVAAGFGRKAPPEFGDDVERWIRERIEARGSSRTPRTRPVP; encoded by the coding sequence ATGGCACATCTCACCGTCAGCGTCGAATACGGCATCCACTGCCTGCTCTGGCTGGTGTCGTCCGGGGATACGCCGCTGAGCAGCCGTGACCTTGCCGAATTGCAGGGCATCTCGCCCTCCTTCCTCGCCAAGATCTTTCCCAAGCTGGAGAAGGCGGGGATCGTGGCGGCGAGCGAAGGGGTGCGCGGCGGCTACCGGCTGGCCCGGCCGCCGGAGCAGATCAGCTTCCTCGACATCGTCGACGCCATCGAAGGAGACAAGCCGCTGTTCGACTGCCAGGAGATCCGCGGGCGCTGCGCGGTGTTCGACGGCAGTCCGCCGGCATGGTCGACGGCCGGCGTCTGCGCGGTGCATGCGGTGATGCTGCGGGCGGAAAAGGCGATGCGCGCCACGCTGGCCCAGGAAACGCTGGCGAGCGTCGCCGCCGGCTTCGGGCGCAAGGCCCCCCCGGAGTTCGGCGACGATGTGGAGCGCTGGATCCGGGAACGCATCGAGGCACGGGGCTCGTCACGCACCCCGCGCACCCGTCCTGTTCCATAA
- a CDS encoding cupin domain-containing protein, whose translation MTRFLPMATLAVLSVAGTLAMAPASALADAPAARNAKVTLVYEHALPDVPGKSLKGVLVEYGPGGYSPAHTHAKSALIYATVLEGAVRSKANDGPVRTYRVGESFTELPGDHHGVSANASDTEPSKLLAVFVVDTAETELTIPDRR comes from the coding sequence ATGACGCGCTTTCTCCCCATGGCGACGCTTGCCGTCCTGTCCGTCGCCGGCACGCTTGCCATGGCTCCGGCCTCCGCGCTGGCCGATGCGCCGGCGGCCAGGAACGCCAAGGTGACGCTGGTCTATGAGCACGCCTTGCCGGACGTTCCCGGCAAGAGCCTGAAGGGGGTGCTGGTCGAATATGGGCCGGGCGGTTATTCGCCCGCCCACACCCATGCGAAATCGGCGCTGATCTATGCCACCGTCCTGGAAGGGGCGGTGCGCAGCAAGGCCAATGACGGGCCGGTCAGAACCTATCGGGTGGGCGAGAGCTTCACCGAACTGCCGGGCGACCACCATGGCGTCAGCGCCAACGCCAGCGACACCGAGCCGTCGAAGCTGCTGGCGGTCTTCGTGGTGGATACCGCCGAAACCGAGCTCACCATCCCGGACCGGCGCTGA
- a CDS encoding SDR family oxidoreductase, translating to MKIVVIGGTGLIGSKLVALLRAGGHDAVAAAPSTGIDALTGKGLAEALAGTDVVVDVANSPSFEERAVMEFFQTAGRNLLAAEADAGVRHHVALSIVGTDRMPDNGYFRAKVAQEALIVESGIPYSIVRSTQFLEFLGGIAASGTEGGTVRLAPGLFQPIAAEDVAALVADVAVAPPLNGIVDIAGPERARFDLMIGRYLKAVGDPRAVVADPEARYFGGRVEGLSLVPTGDARLGRIGLDDWLHRSQAAA from the coding sequence ATGAAAATCGTCGTTATCGGCGGCACGGGACTGATCGGATCGAAGCTCGTCGCGCTTCTGCGTGCCGGCGGCCATGACGCCGTCGCCGCGGCTCCCAGCACGGGCATCGACGCGCTCACCGGCAAGGGACTCGCGGAGGCGCTGGCCGGCACGGATGTCGTCGTCGACGTCGCCAATTCCCCGTCCTTCGAGGAACGGGCGGTGATGGAGTTCTTCCAGACCGCCGGGCGCAACCTGCTCGCCGCCGAAGCCGATGCGGGCGTCCGGCACCATGTCGCCCTGTCCATCGTCGGCACCGACCGGATGCCGGACAACGGCTATTTCCGCGCCAAGGTGGCGCAGGAGGCGCTGATCGTGGAGTCCGGCATTCCCTACAGCATCGTCCGCTCGACCCAGTTCCTCGAATTCCTCGGCGGCATCGCCGCGTCCGGCACGGAGGGCGGCACGGTGCGGCTGGCGCCCGGGCTGTTCCAGCCGATCGCCGCCGAGGATGTGGCGGCCCTCGTCGCCGACGTGGCGGTGGCGCCGCCGCTGAACGGCATCGTCGACATCGCCGGACCCGAGCGCGCCCGGTTCGACCTGATGATCGGCCGTTACCTGAAGGCGGTGGGCGATCCGCGTGCGGTCGTGGCCGATCCGGAGGCCCGCTACTTCGGCGGCCGGGTGGAGGGTCTCTCGCTGGTCCCCACCGGTGACGCGCGGCTTGGCCGCATCGGCCTCGACGACTGGCTGCACCGCTCGCAGGCGGCCGCCTGA
- a CDS encoding ArsR/SmtB family transcription factor, translating to MENKIAIDAFAALAQETRLAVFRLLITVGPNGLTAGEVAQQVGVPASTLSHHLATLERAGLLRSWRVQRQIFYASDYEGTRRLIAYLMEDCCQGRPELCSTDLTQAVLCGPDGCDHDA from the coding sequence ATGGAAAATAAGATTGCCATCGACGCCTTTGCCGCCCTTGCCCAGGAAACCCGTCTGGCCGTGTTCCGCCTGCTGATCACGGTGGGGCCGAACGGACTGACGGCCGGCGAGGTTGCCCAGCAGGTGGGGGTTCCGGCCTCCACCCTGTCCCATCATCTGGCGACGCTGGAGCGCGCCGGACTGCTCCGCTCCTGGCGGGTGCAGCGGCAGATCTTCTACGCGTCCGACTATGAGGGCACCCGCCGGCTGATCGCCTACCTGATGGAGGACTGCTGCCAGGGGCGCCCCGAACTCTGCTCCACCGACCTGACCCAGGCCGTCCTGTGTGGTCCCGACGGATGCGACCACGACGCCTGA
- a CDS encoding arsenate reductase ArsC codes for MTDRVYNVLFLCTHNSARSVMAECLLNREGKGRFRGFSAGSQPSGRINPHVHGLLERLGFPTAELRSKTWDEFAAPGAPHMDFVFTVCDNAAGEVCPIWPGQPMTAHWGFPDPSSAQGTDAEKAAFTATVFGQIQRRIQAFVSLPIASLDRLALKRRLDDMGRVSTAEEAAR; via the coding sequence ATGACCGACCGCGTCTACAATGTCCTGTTCCTGTGCACCCACAACAGCGCCCGCAGCGTCATGGCGGAGTGCCTGCTGAACCGGGAGGGCAAGGGCCGCTTCCGCGGCTTCAGCGCCGGCAGCCAGCCGTCCGGCCGGATCAACCCCCATGTCCATGGCCTGCTGGAGCGGCTTGGCTTCCCGACCGCGGAACTGCGCTCCAAGACCTGGGACGAGTTCGCGGCACCGGGCGCCCCGCACATGGATTTCGTCTTCACCGTCTGCGACAACGCCGCCGGCGAGGTCTGCCCCATCTGGCCCGGCCAGCCGATGACCGCGCATTGGGGCTTCCCCGACCCGTCGAGCGCCCAGGGCACCGATGCGGAAAAGGCCGCCTTCACCGCCACGGTGTTCGGGCAGATCCAGCGCCGCATCCAGGCCTTCGTCAGCCTGCCCATCGCCTCGCTCGACCGTCTGGCGCTGAAGCGCAGGCTGGACGACATGGGCCGGGTGTCCACCGCCGAAGAGGCGGCGCGATGA
- the arsC gene encoding arsenate reductase (glutaredoxin) (This arsenate reductase requires both glutathione and glutaredoxin to convert arsenate to arsenite, after which the efflux transporter formed by ArsA and ArsB can extrude the arsenite from the cell, providing resistance.): MTPVTIYHNPACGTSRNTLALIRNSGVEPTVIEYLKTPPTRDELAGLIRRMGVPVRTLLREKGTPYAELGLGDPGLSDDRLLDAMMAHPILINRPIVVTPLGVRLCRPSEAVLDILPDAQRGAFAKEDGEAVIDAAGHRIDKAS; this comes from the coding sequence ATGACACCGGTCACCATCTATCACAACCCGGCTTGCGGCACCTCGCGCAACACGCTGGCGCTGATCCGCAACAGCGGCGTCGAGCCGACGGTGATCGAATATCTGAAGACGCCGCCGACGCGCGACGAGCTGGCCGGCCTGATCCGCCGGATGGGCGTGCCGGTGCGCACCCTGCTGCGCGAGAAGGGCACGCCCTATGCCGAGCTCGGGCTCGGCGACCCGGGCTTGAGCGACGACCGGTTGCTCGACGCCATGATGGCCCATCCGATCCTGATCAACCGGCCGATCGTGGTGACGCCGCTCGGCGTGCGGCTGTGCCGCCCGTCCGAGGCGGTGCTCGACATCCTTCCCGATGCCCAGCGCGGCGCCTTCGCCAAGGAAGACGGCGAGGCCGTCATCGACGCCGCCGGACACCGCATCGACAAAGCCTCCTGA
- the arsB gene encoding ACR3 family arsenite efflux transporter — protein MGLFERYLSVWVALCIVAGIALGHLVPGVFHAIAAAEVAKVNLPVAVLIWLMIVPMLLKIDLGALSRVGEHWRGVGVTLFINWAVKPFSMALLGTLFIGNLFVPLLPQDQISSYIAGLILLAAAPCTAMVFVWSNLCEGEPHYTLSQVALNDIIMVFAFAPLVGLLLGVASITVPWETLLLSVLLYIVIPVAGAQLWRRGLLATGGEPALKRTLDLIQPVSLVALLTTLVLLFGFQGEQILAQPLVILLLAVPILIQVYFNAGLAYWLSRRFGVAWCVAAPAALIGASNFFELAVAAAISLFGLGSGAALATVVGVLVEVPVMLSVVKIVKATKPWYEGRTHA, from the coding sequence ATGGGGCTTTTCGAGCGCTATCTCAGCGTCTGGGTCGCGCTGTGCATCGTCGCCGGGATCGCGCTGGGCCATCTGGTTCCGGGGGTCTTCCACGCCATCGCCGCGGCGGAGGTGGCAAAGGTCAACCTGCCGGTGGCGGTGCTGATCTGGCTGATGATCGTGCCGATGCTGCTGAAGATCGACCTCGGCGCGCTTTCGCGGGTCGGGGAGCATTGGCGCGGCGTGGGGGTGACGCTGTTCATCAACTGGGCGGTCAAGCCCTTCTCGATGGCGCTGCTGGGCACGCTGTTCATCGGAAACCTGTTCGTCCCGCTGCTGCCGCAGGACCAGATTTCCTCCTACATCGCCGGCCTGATCCTGCTGGCGGCCGCCCCCTGCACCGCCATGGTGTTCGTCTGGTCGAACCTGTGCGAGGGCGAGCCGCACTACACGCTGAGCCAGGTGGCGCTGAACGACATCATCATGGTCTTCGCCTTCGCGCCGCTGGTCGGGCTGCTGCTCGGCGTCGCGTCGATCACCGTGCCCTGGGAGACGCTGCTGCTGTCCGTCCTGCTCTACATCGTCATCCCGGTGGCCGGCGCCCAGTTGTGGCGCCGCGGCCTGCTGGCCACCGGCGGCGAACCGGCGCTGAAGCGCACCCTGGACCTCATCCAGCCGGTCTCGCTGGTGGCGCTGCTGACCACGCTGGTGCTGCTGTTCGGCTTCCAGGGCGAGCAGATCCTGGCACAGCCGCTGGTCATCCTGCTGCTGGCGGTGCCGATCCTGATCCAGGTCTATTTCAACGCCGGCCTTGCCTATTGGCTGTCGCGGCGCTTCGGGGTGGCGTGGTGCGTGGCGGCGCCGGCGGCGCTGATCGGTGCCTCCAACTTCTTCGAACTGGCCGTGGCCGCCGCCATCAGCCTGTTCGGCCTCGGCTCCGGCGCGGCGCTCGCCACCGTGGTGGGCGTGCTGGTCGAGGTGCCGGTGATGCTGTCGGTGGTGAAGATCGTCAAGGCGACCAAGCCCTGGTACGAGGGACGCACCCATGCATGA
- the arsH gene encoding arsenical resistance protein ArsH, with protein sequence MHDIETIGPDTLPSLDEPYFEVPDLDALTPDHPSTHPPRILLLYGSLRERSYSRFLAEEAARLLQRMGAETRIFDPRDLPLPDSVPADHPKVAELRTLSQWSEGQVWVSPERHGTITGILKCQIDWLPLESAGIRPTQGRTLAVMQVSGGSQSFNAVNAMRVLGRWMRMVTIPNQSSVAKAYQEFDEAGRMKPSPYYDRVVDVMEELVKFTLLVRDRSDYLTSRYSERREAGLKAETEAQALAAAAMSGERTA encoded by the coding sequence ATGCATGATATCGAGACGATCGGACCCGACACCTTGCCGAGCCTGGACGAGCCCTATTTCGAGGTGCCCGACCTCGACGCGCTGACGCCGGACCATCCGTCGACCCACCCGCCGCGCATTCTGCTGCTCTACGGTTCGCTGCGGGAGCGGTCCTACAGCCGCTTCCTGGCCGAGGAAGCCGCCCGTCTGCTTCAGCGCATGGGTGCCGAGACGAGGATCTTCGACCCGCGTGACCTGCCGCTGCCGGACAGCGTGCCGGCCGACCACCCCAAGGTGGCGGAGCTGCGCACCCTGTCGCAATGGTCCGAAGGCCAGGTCTGGGTCAGCCCGGAGCGCCACGGCACCATCACCGGCATCCTGAAGTGCCAGATCGACTGGCTGCCGCTGGAAAGCGCCGGCATCCGGCCGACGCAGGGGCGGACGCTGGCGGTGATGCAGGTCTCCGGCGGCTCGCAGTCCTTCAACGCGGTCAACGCGATGCGGGTGCTGGGGCGCTGGATGCGGATGGTGACCATCCCCAACCAATCCTCCGTCGCCAAGGCCTACCAGGAGTTCGACGAGGCCGGACGGATGAAGCCGTCGCCCTATTACGACCGCGTGGTGGACGTGATGGAGGAGCTGGTCAAATTCACCCTGCTGGTGCGCGACCGCAGCGACTATCTCACCAGCCGCTACAGCGAGCGCCGCGAGGCCGGACTGAAGGCCGAAACCGAGGCGCAGGCCCTGGCCGCTGCGGCGATGAGCGGTGAAAGGACAGCGTAA
- a CDS encoding sigma-54 interaction domain-containing protein: MDTPRDRFLNGEEPPPGCLDEAVLSSWRRLRDRATENAAPAVRTERLSADPRANRLLGSIAATGALILGSIRLILGRDHPVAIVLADAGLIIHSVAGDRPFVGQLDAAGMGEGRSAAEDAIGTNAIDLCLRERRPMVTSGWQHVRPGLTNSAIAAAPLFGLNSALHGAIALVSDASVGTDTLSGLALLCAESTSAQMGALETSGNLDRMLGEQRAIVDSISDGLLVVDEDGRVRHMNAPAGHILTLNPEQSVGRRFAELLDFEPIIAPIFRSGIGYYDRELIIDSGRRHLHLIDTAIPIKDAQGKVQSVVNTFREFNRAKRIAQQIAGSPARYTFDDIIGTSDCLRQAVGDARKAALGTANILLNGPSGTGKEVFAQAIHAYGDRRDAPFIAVNCAALPRELIESELFGYVAGSFTGAQKGGRPGKFEMASGGTIFLDEITEMPLDLQAKLLRVLQEREVTRIGATRPIPVDVRVIAASNRNLKDAIARREFRDDLYYRLHVVSIAIPALKERRSDIPMLATHFLRKYAAAAGKPVFTISDAALRAMTGYDWPGNVRELENTLERLVVLSDGTEIQRFDPPGDARVPPPAPTVAPALKSLREHERDVIAATLIHVDHNVTKAAEILGIARPTLYSKIRDYGIALQRAGAGKPS, encoded by the coding sequence TTGGACACGCCACGCGACCGCTTCCTGAACGGCGAGGAACCGCCGCCTGGGTGTCTGGACGAGGCGGTGCTGTCTTCCTGGCGGCGTCTGCGCGACCGGGCGACGGAAAACGCCGCCCCTGCGGTTCGGACGGAGCGGCTTTCGGCGGACCCGCGGGCGAACCGGCTGCTTGGCAGCATAGCCGCCACCGGTGCCCTGATCCTCGGCTCGATCCGCCTGATCCTGGGCCGCGATCATCCGGTCGCCATCGTCTTGGCCGATGCCGGCCTGATCATCCACAGCGTGGCCGGAGACCGCCCATTCGTCGGGCAACTGGACGCGGCCGGTATGGGCGAAGGACGGTCGGCGGCGGAGGATGCCATAGGCACCAATGCCATCGACCTGTGCCTGCGGGAACGGCGGCCCATGGTCACGTCCGGCTGGCAGCATGTCCGCCCCGGCTTGACGAACTCCGCGATCGCCGCCGCGCCCCTGTTCGGCTTGAACAGCGCCTTGCACGGCGCCATCGCGCTGGTGTCGGACGCCTCGGTCGGCACGGACACGCTGAGCGGCCTTGCCCTGCTGTGCGCGGAGAGCACCAGCGCCCAGATGGGGGCATTGGAGACCAGCGGCAACCTCGACCGCATGCTGGGCGAGCAGCGTGCCATCGTCGACAGCATTTCCGACGGGCTGCTGGTGGTGGACGAGGATGGCCGGGTCCGCCACATGAATGCGCCGGCCGGGCACATCCTGACCCTGAACCCGGAGCAGAGCGTCGGCCGCCGCTTCGCCGAACTTCTCGATTTCGAGCCGATCATCGCGCCGATCTTCCGGAGCGGAATCGGCTATTACGACCGTGAACTCATCATCGATTCCGGCCGTCGCCACCTGCACCTGATCGATACCGCCATTCCCATCAAGGATGCCCAAGGCAAGGTCCAGTCGGTCGTCAACACCTTCCGCGAGTTCAACCGGGCCAAGCGGATCGCCCAGCAGATCGCCGGCAGTCCGGCACGCTACACCTTCGACGATATCATCGGCACATCGGATTGCCTGCGGCAGGCCGTCGGCGACGCCCGCAAGGCGGCACTCGGCACCGCGAACATCCTGCTGAACGGACCGAGCGGCACCGGCAAGGAAGTCTTTGCCCAAGCGATCCACGCCTATGGCGACCGCCGCGACGCCCCCTTCATCGCCGTCAATTGCGCCGCCTTGCCGCGCGAACTGATCGAGAGCGAGCTGTTCGGCTACGTCGCCGGCAGCTTCACCGGAGCGCAGAAGGGCGGGCGGCCGGGCAAGTTCGAAATGGCGTCCGGCGGGACGATCTTCCTCGACGAGATCACCGAGATGCCGCTCGACCTCCAGGCGAAACTGCTGCGCGTTCTCCAGGAGCGCGAGGTCACCCGCATCGGCGCCACCCGGCCCATTCCGGTCGACGTCCGGGTCATCGCCGCGTCCAATCGCAACCTGAAGGACGCCATCGCCCGGCGGGAGTTCCGCGACGACCTCTATTATCGTCTGCATGTCGTCTCGATCGCCATTCCGGCTCTGAAGGAGCGCAGAAGCGACATCCCGATGCTGGCGACCCACTTCCTGCGCAAATACGCCGCCGCCGCGGGCAAGCCGGTCTTCACCATTTCCGACGCGGCCCTGCGGGCAATGACCGGGTACGATTGGCCGGGCAACGTGCGTGAACTGGAAAACACCCTGGAACGCCTCGTCGTGCTGTCCGACGGAACGGAGATCCAACGTTTCGACCCGCCCGGCGACGCACGGGTACCGCCCCCGGCTCCGACCGTGGCTCCTGCCCTGAAGTCGCTGCGCGAGCACGAACGCGACGTCATCGCCGCGACGCTGATCCATGTCGATCACAACGTGACGAAGGCGGCGGAGATCCTCGGCATCGCCCGGCCGACGCTCTACAGCAAGATCCGCGATTACGGCATCGCCCTGCAACGCGCCGGAGCGGGCAAGCCGTCTTGA
- a CDS encoding thioesterase family protein, with translation MTSPLDPERVETVHLVVDPSMTADAFARDPDEHYPQVLATPVMIAEMERACAALLRPLLQSGDLSVGARLEVSHVAPTPVGGQVRTSARFTGREGALYWFDVWSEDDGGKIGQGRHARAILPQSAIESRAAARPGS, from the coding sequence ATGACAAGCCCTTTGGATCCGGAGCGTGTCGAGACGGTGCACCTCGTCGTCGATCCGTCGATGACGGCCGACGCCTTCGCCCGCGACCCGGACGAACACTATCCGCAGGTCCTCGCCACGCCGGTGATGATCGCCGAGATGGAGCGCGCCTGTGCCGCCCTGCTGCGCCCCTTGCTCCAGTCCGGAGACCTGTCGGTCGGGGCCAGGCTCGAGGTGTCGCATGTCGCGCCGACGCCGGTCGGCGGCCAGGTGAGGACCAGTGCCCGCTTCACCGGCCGCGAGGGCGCCCTCTACTGGTTCGACGTCTGGTCCGAGGATGACGGCGGCAAGATCGGCCAGGGCCGGCACGCCCGCGCCATCCTGCCGCAATCCGCCATCGAATCCCGTGCCGCCGCACGCCCCGGTTCCTGA
- a CDS encoding phenylacetate--CoA ligase family protein codes for MPTSDLLHPDFESLGDGEVRALQDRLWAGQWAYVSGRSAMYRRMLPAGIGRPVTLDDLQDLPLTDKEDLRTGQEAAYPFGDYVACPEESIVRLHRTSGTTGRALNLANSRQDCDRIATIGGRAMHASGLRSTDRVVHCLNYCMWTGGVTDHMTLEAAGATVVPFGVGNTRQLLQTIVDLKITAISCTPSYPALLEKLLRDEGGPAPRDLGLRLGLFGGEAGLDNAAFRATMEESWGFGVRNANYGLSEVLSTLGSQCEATTDLHFHGSDYLFAEILDAEGNRLPIREGTMGELVCTHIEKECQPLIRYRTRDVITVTGTGRCDCGRTSWRFRVSGRTDDMFNVRGINVFPSAVRKAVSSLPALSSGHFRIRLVGPGPYDRIQLRVEAAEGLPETAWPAAAADLEKAVREQAGATAMVTMISHDSLPRTAGKTDWIERVGS; via the coding sequence ATGCCGACCTCCGATCTTCTCCATCCCGATTTCGAAAGTCTGGGCGACGGCGAGGTCCGCGCCCTCCAGGACCGCCTTTGGGCCGGGCAATGGGCCTATGTGTCCGGCCGGTCGGCGATGTACCGGCGCATGCTGCCCGCCGGCATCGGACGGCCGGTGACGCTCGACGACCTCCAGGATCTGCCGCTGACCGACAAGGAGGATCTGCGCACCGGCCAGGAAGCCGCCTATCCCTTCGGCGACTACGTGGCCTGCCCGGAGGAAAGCATCGTCCGCCTGCACCGAACCTCCGGCACCACCGGCCGTGCGCTCAACCTCGCAAACAGCCGGCAGGATTGCGATCGCATCGCCACCATCGGCGGCCGGGCGATGCATGCCTCCGGACTGCGGTCGACCGACCGCGTGGTGCATTGCCTGAACTATTGCATGTGGACCGGCGGCGTGACCGACCACATGACGCTGGAGGCGGCCGGCGCGACGGTGGTGCCGTTCGGCGTCGGCAACACCAGGCAGCTTCTCCAGACCATCGTCGACCTGAAGATCACCGCCATCTCCTGCACGCCGTCCTATCCGGCCCTGCTGGAGAAGCTTCTGCGTGACGAGGGCGGGCCGGCACCGCGCGACCTCGGGCTTCGGCTCGGCCTGTTCGGCGGCGAGGCCGGACTGGACAATGCGGCCTTCCGCGCGACGATGGAGGAAAGCTGGGGCTTCGGCGTGCGCAACGCCAATTACGGCCTCAGCGAGGTGCTGAGCACGCTGGGCAGCCAGTGCGAGGCGACCACCGACCTGCATTTCCACGGCAGCGATTACCTGTTCGCCGAGATCCTCGACGCGGAGGGCAACCGCCTGCCGATCCGCGAGGGCACGATGGGCGAGCTGGTCTGCACCCACATCGAAAAGGAATGCCAGCCGCTGATCCGCTACCGCACCCGCGACGTCATCACCGTGACCGGCACCGGGCGTTGCGACTGCGGCCGCACGTCCTGGCGGTTCCGCGTCAGCGGTCGCACCGACGACATGTTCAATGTCCGCGGAATCAACGTCTTCCCCAGCGCGGTCCGCAAGGCGGTCAGCAGCCTGCCGGCCCTGTCGTCCGGGCATTTCCGCATCCGGCTGGTCGGGCCGGGACCGTACGACCGCATCCAGCTGCGCGTGGAGGCCGCCGAGGGGCTGCCCGAGACGGCATGGCCCGCGGCTGCGGCGGACCTGGAAAAGGCGGTGCGTGAGCAGGCCGGGGCGACCGCCATGGTCACCATGATTTCGCATGACTCGCTGCCGCGCACCGCCGGCAAGACCGACTGGATCGAAAGGGTTGGGTCATGA
- a CDS encoding enoyl-CoA hydratase/isomerase family protein — protein sequence MSTVDLDVTAGIGRVTLNRPERMNAIGTVLLHDLHAALTEAAERPDVAVILLCGAGRAFCAGDDLKEFDQQTRDDAAIRAHIAGIQQITHDLMFGSKIVVGAVHGFAVGGGFEWLLNCDLVVASDDLQAFFPEMDWAQFVTGGVTHLLPLAVGYQRAMELMLLGERQSAARLAELGLVNRVVPREALLDTALTLATTVAGKSHFSTGRLKRLMTVDLSDTLRRALDLEAAAAVEAFGNPEAAERVARFATRKSS from the coding sequence ATGAGCACGGTCGATCTCGATGTGACGGCCGGCATCGGCCGCGTGACGCTGAACCGGCCGGAGCGGATGAACGCCATCGGCACCGTCCTGCTGCATGACCTTCACGCCGCGCTGACCGAAGCGGCGGAGCGCCCGGACGTGGCGGTGATCCTGCTGTGCGGCGCCGGGCGGGCCTTCTGCGCGGGCGACGACCTGAAGGAGTTCGACCAGCAGACCCGCGACGATGCCGCGATCCGCGCCCATATCGCCGGCATCCAGCAGATCACCCACGACCTGATGTTCGGGTCGAAGATCGTCGTGGGGGCGGTGCACGGCTTCGCCGTGGGCGGCGGGTTCGAGTGGTTGCTGAACTGCGATCTCGTGGTCGCCTCCGACGACCTTCAGGCCTTCTTTCCCGAAATGGACTGGGCCCAGTTCGTGACCGGCGGGGTGACGCATCTGCTTCCGCTGGCGGTCGGCTATCAGCGGGCCATGGAGCTGATGCTGCTGGGCGAACGGCAATCGGCGGCGCGGCTGGCCGAACTCGGGCTGGTCAACCGGGTGGTCCCGCGCGAGGCGCTGCTCGACACCGCCCTCACGCTGGCGACGACGGTCGCCGGCAAGTCGCACTTTTCCACCGGCCGGCTGAAGCGCCTGATGACCGTCGACCTCTCCGACACGCTGCGCCGCGCGCTGGACCTGGAGGCTGCGGCGGCTGTCGAGGCGTTCGGCAATCCCGAAGCCGCCGAACGCGTCGCCCGCTTCGCGACGCGCAAGTCGTCCTGA